The sequence below is a genomic window from Shinella zoogloeoides.
ACGAGGTGCGCACGGTGCTGAAGCGCTTCATGGATCGCCTCGAAGCGCATTACGGCAAGCGGCCGATCATCTATACGACGGTCGATTTCCATCAGGACAACCTCGTCGGCCATTTCGAGAACTACCCTTTCTGGCTGCGCTCGGTCGCCAACCATCCGGAAAACATCTACGCCGCGCGCAAGTGGGCCTTCTGGCAATATACCTCGACGGGCGTCGTGCCGGGCATCTCCGGCGATACGGACATCAACGTCTTCGCCGGCTCCACGAAGAACTGGAACAAGTGGGTCGCTTCGGTTTCCCGTTGAGCGCGACAACATTTGCGTGAGAAAGGGCGACCGCACGCCGCGGTTGCCGTTTTCTTCTTGCTTCCGTCACATTCATCTGAGACAGCCGGCATTCGAGATAGCCGGGCATCGAAGACAGCCGGCAGCGGACCCAAGGAGCACTCGGATGCGGCCAAACCTGAAGACGACACTTGCGGCAGGCCTTGCGGCCTTTCTTCTCGCCGGCAATGCGCATGCCCAAACGGCAGCGGCCTGCGGCGGCGATGTCAGCGCGTTCCTTGAGGGCGTGAAGGCCGAGGCGCTGACGCGCGGCGTTTCCGCCGAGGTCGCCGACCGCGCGCTTGCCGGCGCCGCCATCGACCAGAAGGTGCTGTCGCGTGACCGCGCCCAGGGCGTGTTCCGCCAGACCTTCCTCGAATTCTCCAAGCGCACGGTCAGCCAGTCGCGCCTCGACATCGGCCGCAAGAAGCTGAAGGATCTCGGCTCCGTCTTCGCCCGCGCCGAGCAGGAATTCGGCGTGCCGGGCCCGATCATCGCCGCCTTCTGGGCCATGGAGACCGACTTCGGCGCCGTTCAGGGCGATTTCAACACCCGCAACGCCCTGGTGACGCTCTCGCACGATTGCCGCCGTCCCGAGCTCTTCCGCCCGCAGCTTCTCGCGGCCATCGAAATGGTCGGCCATGGCGACCTCGACCCGAACGGCACGACGGGCGCCTGGGCCGGCGAAATCGGCCAGGTGCAGATGCTGCCGAAGGACATCATCGAATTCGGCGTGGATGGCGACGGCGACGGCCATATCGACGTCAAGAAGAGCGCGCCCGACGCCATCCTGACGGCCGCCAAGTTCATCCAGCATCTCGGCTTCACCAAGGGCCAGCCGTGGATCCAGGAAGTGTCCGTGCCGAAGGTGCTGCCCTTCGAGAAGACCGGCCTGCAGCCGGGCATGAAGGCCGCCGACTGGTTCGCGCTCGGCGTCAAGCCGCGCGACGGCGACACGTCCTTCGGCAATCTCGAAGCCTCTCTTGTGCTGCCGCAGGGTCGCAAGGGCCCGGCCTTCATCACCTATCCGAACTTCAACATCTATCTCGAATGGAACCAGTCCTTCATCTACACGACGTCGGCCGCCTATTTCGCGACCCGTCTTGCCGGCATGCCGCCCTATGAGCGCGGCACGCCGGAGGAAGGCCTTTCCGACGACGCCATGAAGCAGCTCCAGACCAAGCTGCAGGGCCACGGCCACGACGTCGGCAAGATCGACGGCATTCTGGGTTCCGGCACGCGCGCCGCGATCCAGAAGGAACAGCTGCGCCTCGGCCTGCCGGCAGACGGCTGGGCCACACAGGCCCTGCTCTCCGCCCTCTGACGGAATCGGGTGGCCGACCGCCATCCGGTGCTGTAAACCTCGCCCAGACCCGAAGCGGCGCATGCCCGGTCGAACCGGACATGCGCCGTTTGTCTTTGTCTTGCCGTATCCACGCCGCTTCGCCTGGATGCCCTGGGAGGGGGAACGCATGGAACAGCCGGTTGCAGCAACACGCATGAGCGCCCAGACCTGGGGCCTGCTCGCGCTCCTCGGCATGATCTGGGGCGGTTCCTTCTTCTTCGCGCGCGTGGCGGTCGCCCATGTGCCGCCGGCGACGCTCGTGCTGCTGCGTGTCGGCATCGCGGCGCTTGCGCTGCACGTCTACGTCGCCGGCCGCTTCGGCATCTACGCGACGCTGCGCGAGCGCTGGCGCGAGTTCCTGCTGCTCGGCCTCATCAACAATGCCGTGCCGCACATGCTGATCTTCCTCGGCCAGACACAGATCGGCGCGGGCCTCGCCTCCATCCTCAACGCGACGACGCCGATCTTCACCGTGCTCATCGCCAACCGCATGACCGTGGACGAAAAGCTCTCGTCGGAG
It includes:
- a CDS encoding lytic murein transglycosylase, with translation MRPNLKTTLAAGLAAFLLAGNAHAQTAAACGGDVSAFLEGVKAEALTRGVSAEVADRALAGAAIDQKVLSRDRAQGVFRQTFLEFSKRTVSQSRLDIGRKKLKDLGSVFARAEQEFGVPGPIIAAFWAMETDFGAVQGDFNTRNALVTLSHDCRRPELFRPQLLAAIEMVGHGDLDPNGTTGAWAGEIGQVQMLPKDIIEFGVDGDGDGHIDVKKSAPDAILTAAKFIQHLGFTKGQPWIQEVSVPKVLPFEKTGLQPGMKAADWFALGVKPRDGDTSFGNLEASLVLPQGRKGPAFITYPNFNIYLEWNQSFIYTTSAAYFATRLAGMPPYERGTPEEGLSDDAMKQLQTKLQGHGHDVGKIDGILGSGTRAAIQKEQLRLGLPADGWATQALLSAL